The following coding sequences are from one Homalodisca vitripennis isolate AUS2020 chromosome 7, UT_GWSS_2.1, whole genome shotgun sequence window:
- the LOC124366359 gene encoding phosphatidylinositol 4,5-bisphosphate 3-kinase catalytic subunit delta isoform has translation MVHGPSTVYSYDFWQTCNDPQVWLSCLMPNGVCIPLEVSRNATLHEIKEDLWEEASKFPLHGTLHDSASYVFCCINSMSETEELLDENKRLCDVKPFVNILRVIERLGDKAEKTLNVHISHLIGKGLHEFDSLKNSEVNYFRSKMKALADEMARSRQNKSWLERLYYQYPPRISLTDRLPETVCCRLRDGNIKLTVKNTAFENTETAFTFSVKHTMNPVQLLGLILTKKALNLNTRGEHVSEYVLKVCGQEEYLVGDHPLSRFVYIQEALSRDIIPTLVAVSIDTVNIDIDPVYENPDTMDELKRTRSSFSTLTMRKKGKYMSAWNIEENFTFRVSAICRVNCDDDRSVQVGIQAGLFHGGKSLCESQKTAEKLVSKDGDTEWEEDLTFDIKVCDIPRMARLCFVLYEILKSSKGVRSKRLKDSRQELYVNPMGWVNTTVYDFKNQLKTGAMTLYMWTTFAEETQSEDLLHPLGTVVSNPNVDHSTALTITFHKYHAEHTVIYPSMEKMIEFADKQDAEFMEEKPTASRSYIEHIKSIAERDPLHEMHEQERKVIWSLRDDLVTLVPKLLPKLLDCVEWNDHREVAQVMSLITRKQPPLPVEKALELLDYAYADQAVRSFAVRCLINISDEVLSLYLLQLVQALKHESYLYCDLVEFLLKRALTNQKIGHFLFWHLRSEMHVASVSVRFGLILEAYCRGSQEHMRALEQQMSLLDKLKTTNEQLRPRKDKEKARHFLQEMLLDPHTVESLSSVQSPLEPSFRCKRIRADKCRVMDSKMRPLWMVFENDDLYGDDIYIIFKNGDDLRQDMLTLQMIRIMDRLWKEEGLDLRMNPYGCISTDNRVGLIEVVLNAETIANIQKEKGMFSATSAFRKGSLLAWLKDYNQTETSLNKAIEEFTYSCAGYCVATYVLGVADRHSDNIMVKRTGQLFHIDFGHILGHFKEKFGFRRERVPFVLTHDFVHVINKGQTKKEALEFQIFQKTCEQAFMILRRHGCLILSLFAMMISTGLPELSSEKDLNYLRDTLVLDKTEQDALAHFRSKFDEALCNSWKTSLNWASHNLAKNNKQ, from the exons GACCTGTGGGAGGAGGCCAGCAAGTTCCCGTTGCACGGCACGCTCCATGACTCGGCCTCGTACGTGTTTTGCTGCATCAACAGCATGTCCGAGACAGAGGAGCTGCTGGACGAGAACAAGCGGCTCTGCGATGTCAAACCTTTCGTCAACATACTTAGGGTCATAGAACGCTTAGGCGACAAGGCAGAGAAAACACTCAACGTTCACATCAGTCATCTCATTGGAAAAG GTCTACACGAGTTCGACTCGTTGAAGAACTCTGAGGTGAATTACTTCCGTAGCAAGATGAAAGCGCTGGCGGACGAGATGGCGCGCAGTCGGCAAAACAAGTCCTGGCTGGAAAGGCTCTACTACCAGTACCCCCCGCGGATATCACTGACAGACAGACTGCCCGAGACAGTCTGCTGTAGACTGCGCGATGGCAACATCAAACTAACCGTCAAGAACACAGCGTTTGAGAACACGGAG ACGGCGTTCACGTTCAGTGTAAAGCACACCATGAACCCAGTGCAGCTGCTGGGGCTGATCTTGACCAAGAAGGCACTGAACCTGAACACCAGAGGGGAGCACGTGAGCGAGTACGTCCTGAAGGTGTGCGGGCAGGAGGAGTACCTGGTGGGCGACCACCCGCTCAGTCGCTTCGTCTACATCCAGGAGGCGTTGAGTCGTGACATCATTCCCACACTGGTGGCTGTGTCTATTGATACCGTTAACA TCGACATAGACCCTGTTTACGAGAATCCCGACACGATGGACGAACTGAAGCGGACAAGGAGCTCATTCTCCACCCTGACCATGCGGAAGAAGGGCAAGTACATGTCTGCGTGGAATATTGAGGAGAACTTCACCTTCCGTGTGAGTGCCATCTGCAGGGTCAACTGTGACGATGACCGAAGTGTCCAG GTGGGGATCCAAGCAGGTCTGTTCCACGGAGGCAAATCATTATGTGAGAGCCAAAAGACTGCAGAAAAGCTGGTGTCCAAAGATGGTGATACGGAGTGGGAAGAGGATTTGACGTTTGATATAAAAGTCTGTGATATTCCTAGGATGGCGAGGCTCTGTTTTGTCCTCTATGAAATCTTAAAGAGCTCCAAAGGTGTCAGATCCAAACGACTGAAAGATTCCAGACag GAACTGTATGTCAACCCAATGGGATGGGTCAACACGACGGTGTATGACTTCAAAAACCAACTGAAGACTGGAGCAATGACACTGTACATGTGGACTACGTTTGCTGAGGAAACACAGTCAGAAGATCTGTTACACCCACTGGGCACAGTAGTCAGCAACCCTAATGTGGACCATTCCACTGCTCTCACCATCACATTCCACAA GTACCATGCAGAGCACACAGTGATCTATCCTTCCATGGAGAAGATGATAGAATTTGCGGACAAACAAGATGCTGAATTCATGGAGGAGAAACCAACAGCGAGCAGAAGCTATATAGAACATATCAA GAGTATCGCAGAGAGGGATCCGCTGCACGAGATGCACGAACAGGAGCGTAAGGTGATCTGGTCACTCCGAGACGACCTGGTGACCTTGGTGCCCAAACTGTTGCCGAAGCTTCTCGACTGCGTAGAGTGGAACGATCACCGTGAAGTGGCCCAGGTCATGTCTCTCATCACCAGGAAGCAGCCGCCACTGCCCGTGGAGAAGGCACTGGAACTGTTGGACTATGCTTACGCTGACCAGGCTGTGCGGAGTTTCGCCGTCAGGTGCCTCATCAACATCAGTGATGAGGTCCTGTCTCTGTACCTGCTGCAACTCGTGCAAGCTCTGAAGCACGAGTCGTACCTCTACTGCGATCTCGTGGAGTTTCTACTGAAGAGAGCCCTCACCAATCAGAAGATTGGCCACTTTCTCTTCTGGCATCTCAG GTCAGAGATGCACGTGGCTTCAGTGTCTGTGAGGTTTGGACTGATCCTGGAGGCATACTGCCGCGGCAGTCAAGAGCACATGAGAGCACTGGAGCAACAAATGTCTCTGCTGGACAAGCTCAAGACCACCAATGAGCAACTGCGACCTCGGAAAGACAAAGAGAAGGCAAGACATTTCCTGCAGGAGATGCTGCTTGACCCTCACACCGTTGAATCTCTCTCTTCTGTCCAAAGTCCACTGGAGCCGAGCTTCCGCTGCAAGAGAATCAG GGCGGATAAGTGTCGGGTGATGGACAGCAAGATGCGTCCTCTCTGGATGGTGTTCGAGAACGATGATCTGTATGGCGACGACATCTATATCATCTTCAAGAATGGTGATGACCTGCGCCAGGACATGCTGACCCTGCAGATGATCCGCATCATGGACCGGCTCTGGAAGGAGGAGGGGCTAGATCTCAG GATGAACCCTTACGGATGTATATCCACCGACAACAGGGTCGGCTTGATCGAGGTGGTGCTGAATGCAGAGACCATCGCCAACATACAGAAAGAAAAGGGCATGTTCTCCGCAACCTCTGCTTTTAGAAAGGGATCTCTTCTAG CATGGCTGAAGGACTACAATCAGACAGAGACCAGTCTGAACAAGGCTATAGAAGAGTTTACGTACTCTTGTGCCGGCTACTGTGTAGCCACGTACGTGCTGGGCGTGGCCGACAGGCACTCGGACAACATCATGGTCAAGCGGACTGGCCAG TTATTCCACATTGACTTTGGCCACATCCTCGGGCACTTCAAGGAGAAGTTTGGGTTCCGCAGAGAACGTGTGCCATTTGTCCTGACTCACGACTTTGTGCACGTCATCAATAAGGGTCAAACCAAGAAAGAGGCACTGGAGTTCCAGATCTTCCAGAAAACTTGTGAACAG GCCTTCATGATCCTTAGGCGACATGGTTGTCTGATCCTTTCTCTTTTCGCTATGATGATATCCACTGGCCTACCAGAGCTATCTTCGGAAAAAGACCTCAACTATCTTCGGGACACCTTG GTGCTGGACAAGACAGAACAGGATGCACTGGCCCACTTCCGGTCCAAGTTCGACGAGGCGTTATGCAACTCTTGGAAAACCTCTCTGAACTGGGCGTCCCACAATCTGGCCAAAAACAACAAGCAATGA